The genomic segment CACCGCCGTCCTGTCCTTGAGCGTCATGGCTAGATGGCGAGGGCGTAGCCGTCGCGCCGCGGATCGGCGCCGGCCATGAGCGCGCCCGACTCGGAGTCGCGCATGATGCCTTGCCCACCGCCCACGATCCATGACCAGTCGTCGATCACGTTGACCCGATGTCCGCGCTCCGCGAGCGCCGCGCGCGTCCCCTCGGCCAGCCGCGACTCCGCGTCGAGCTGACGGTCGGCGTACACGCGGATGCGTGGGGCCTCGATGGCCTCCTGCACGTTCAGCCCGAAGTCCACCGCGTTCATCAGCATCTGGGTCTGTGTCTGAAGGATGCCGTACGAACCCGGCGTGCCGATCGAGAGCGCGAAGGCGCCGTCGCGGAAGAGCTGGGTCGGCGACATCATGGTTCCCGCCTTCTTGCCCGGCCGCACCGCGTTGGGGGATGCGGGGTCGAGGTCCATCCATTTCAGGATGTTGTTCAGCACGAGCCCCGTGCCGGGAATGGCGAAGCCCGAGCCGAAGGGCCCGCCGAGCGTCTGCGTCACCGAGACCACGGTGCCCTCGGCGTCCGCGCACGCGAAGTGCGTGGTCTGATCGTGCATGAAGTCGGCGGGGTGCCCCTCGGAGATCTGGCCCATGCGCTGCTTGAGCGTGTGCCGCTCGCCCTCGCTCACACCCGCGCGCGCGGAATCGATGCGCGCGCGCTGCGACGCCGCGTAGGCCTTCGAAACCAGCCCGGCGATGGGGATCTTGGCCACGTCGTTGAGATAGGCGAAGGCGAGGCGGTCCGCCGAGGCGAGCTTGATCGCCTCGATCAGGTGGTGAAGGTGCTCGGGTGAGTTGTGGCCCCACTGCGCGACATCGAAGCCCTCCATGATGTTGAGGGTCTCCAGCATCTGGAAGGCGGAGAACGGCGGCGGCACCGAGGCGACCTCGTAGCCGCGGTAGGTGATCGTGACGGGCTGGCGCCATTCCGGCGCGAACTGCGCGAGATCCGTCTCGCTGAGCCAGCCCCCCGCCTCCTGCACCGCACGGGCGATGGCCTTCGCGATGGGGCCCTTGTAGAAGACCTCAGCGCCGCCCTCCGCGATCTGCCGGAACGTGCCGGCCAGCTCCTTGTACGTCACGATCTTGCCGGGCCGCGGCCCGCCGTTGCCCAGGTAGAGCCGCTGCGCCTCGGCAGAATGGGCGAGCGTCTCGCGCCCCTTGTCGAAGAAGGTGGTGTTCATCCAGGTCAGCGGCACGCCCTTCTCCGCGTACT from the Candidatus Methylomirabilota bacterium genome contains:
- the ggt gene encoding gamma-glutamyltransferase; this translates as MPPHRHAYRPVVMGTRGAVTSAHPLASMAGARMLLEGGNAVDAAVAVGAALNVVEPFMSSAGGIGLMLISRAKTRERHVLDFIGPAPLAADPGKATEAELAGGPKAFATPGNLGGWMTALGRFGSMPRPRVLGPAIEYAEKGVPLTWMNTTFFDKGRETLAHSAEAQRLYLGNGGPRPGKIVTYKELAGTFRQIAEGGAEVFYKGPIAKAIARAVQEAGGWLSETDLAQFAPEWRQPVTITYRGYEVASVPPPFSAFQMLETLNIMEGFDVAQWGHNSPEHLHHLIEAIKLASADRLAFAYLNDVAKIPIAGLVSKAYAASQRARIDSARAGVSEGERHTLKQRMGQISEGHPADFMHDQTTHFACADAEGTVVSVTQTLGGPFGSGFAIPGTGLVLNNILKWMDLDPASPNAVRPGKKAGTMMSPTQLFRDGAFALSIGTPGSYGILQTQTQMLMNAVDFGLNVQEAIEAPRIRVYADRQLDAESRLAEGTRAALAERGHRVNVIDDWSWIVGGGQGIMRDSESGALMAGADPRRDGYALAI